TTTGCCGCTGCCGCTGTAATACTGATTGCGGCGGGCATTTTACTGTCGTCGAAAAAGTCCGTACAAAAACCGGTTTCTGTCGTTACACCTGCTCCTGTAAAAAAAATAAATTCGCCGCCGCCGGCACCCCGTCTCGAAAGGACAGCACAGCCTGTCGAAAAAGAAGAAACTATCGAACCTGACGATTTCAATGCGGTCGAAGAAAAAGCGGATGAGTCCGCGAAAATTAAAATCGGCGGAATCGTCAAAAATCAGCAGTCCGAACCAATAGAAGGTGCGGCGGTAAGAGTGCTTGTCAGGTTCGGCGAAAACACAAATACATCGAATATCAGCCTGCTGGGCACATTTAAAACAGACGCCAACGGTATCTGGCGATGCGGCAGTTTCCCGGAAGACACATACTATGTTTCAATAATGGCAACACATCCCGATTACACTCAATCGGAAAATTATCAGCCTGAAAACGCCGAACAGTTAAAAAACTTTTCGTTCGAGATAATTCTCGAAAGAAGCATTACAGTTACCGGCAGAGTACTCGACTGGGAACAGAGACCTTTACAGGCGACTGTAACGAAAGGCCCCTTCAGCGAGGATCGCAAAAATGCCGTAACCTGCGACGCGAACGGCTGGTTTCGCTTTAATAATGTAACGGCCGGGGTCGAAGTATTTACCGCTCAAAGCGCCGGCGCGGCGCCTCAGGTGCTTCCGGTAGAAATCAAAGCGGATATGCCGCCGGTGATTTTCAATCTCAAACCTGCGGACGTAATTAACGGAAGAGTTGTCGACGTCAACGGCGAACCGATAAAAGACGCTTCTATCGCAGTTTCATTCTGGCAGGGAACCAGTTCGGTAAGCTTCGAAACAAAAACCGATGCGGGCGGATTTTTCGAGTGGCAGGACGCACCACAAGATGAGGCTTCATTCGACATCCGAAAGAGCGGTTATATGAGCGTTCGCAACTTTGCGATGAAAAGCGGAAACGATTATACGATAACGCTTTTGCCGCCGTTCAGAATCAGCGGCAGCGTAACCAGCAGTCTGCCTGAGCTGCCTGTGGAAACATTTAAAATATCGATTGGTTATTACGACAACGCCAATCTCTCATGGCAGAACGCGAACTCGTCGGCAATTTCCGGAAATAATTATGAAATAATGATAAGCGAGCCGCTTGATTTTCAATTGAAGGCAGAGGCCGATGATTTTGAACCTGCCGAATCGCCGGTTTTTACACCCGACCAAAGCGCCGCAAAATACGATTTTGTTCTCGAGCCGCTTCCGTAACCGTATCGCTCTTCTATCGCCTCTATACTATTTCGCTCAGACATTTACAGAGCGAATCAATTTGCTCTTTCGTATGGCCGAATTGAGCCGATATTCTCAATCTTGCCGTGCCGGGGGCAACGGTCGGCGGGCGAATCGCAACGACAAAAAATCCCTTTTCAAAAAGCTGTTTTGAAATTTCAAGCGTCTTTTCATTGTCGCCGATAATTACAGGAATTATATGACTGCCGCTTGCGGCGGTATCAAGACCGAGACTTTTCAGTTTATCTCTGAGGTAATCTGAATTCTGTTTCAGTTTTTCCCTTCTATCCTTTGCGTTTTTGATTATTTCAACTGCGCAAATCGCAGCGGCGGAATTGGCGACAGGCGGCGCGGTCGTATAAATGAACGGCCTTGCCTTATTGACCAGATAATCAATTACGCATTTATCTGCCGCAACGAAACCTCCGCTGCAGCCGGCGGATTTGCTGAGAGTC
This DNA window, taken from Phycisphaerae bacterium, encodes the following:
- a CDS encoding carboxypeptidase regulatory-like domain-containing protein; the encoded protein is MAKENSQAQRDPLVILASTDSSAFLLLYDIYYEKIFRYCADRLRSKQITEDMTSMIFIRAAGNIRRFGGKTRTEFSDWLLTIATDQVNSYLKEKQFADIINKLKPESIETIDSGHKEKLRAKILPAFNTAGAEKGQLLLYFAAAAVILIAAGILLSSKKSVQKPVSVVTPAPVKKINSPPPAPRLERTAQPVEKEETIEPDDFNAVEEKADESAKIKIGGIVKNQQSEPIEGAAVRVLVRFGENTNTSNISLLGTFKTDANGIWRCGSFPEDTYYVSIMATHPDYTQSENYQPENAEQLKNFSFEIILERSITVTGRVLDWEQRPLQATVTKGPFSEDRKNAVTCDANGWFRFNNVTAGVEVFTAQSAGAAPQVLPVEIKADMPPVIFNLKPADVINGRVVDVNGEPIKDASIAVSFWQGTSSVSFETKTDAGGFFEWQDAPQDEASFDIRKSGYMSVRNFAMKSGNDYTITLLPPFRISGSVTSSLPELPVETFKISIGYYDNANLSWQNANSSAISGNNYEIMISEPLDFQLKAEADDFEPAESPVFTPDQSAAKYDFVLEPLP